In Bosea vestrisii, the following are encoded in one genomic region:
- a CDS encoding ArsR/SmtB family transcription factor codes for MKQQLFHPEIEDVLPADVFAALGDPIRLGILVSLADCDEVDKARCGAFTELASPSLLSYHFAKLREAGITRSRAEGTVRYLSIRREEFDRRFPGLLDTVIETARRDPSVPRAKLIV; via the coding sequence ATGAAGCAGCAGCTCTTCCATCCGGAGATCGAGGACGTCCTGCCGGCCGACGTGTTCGCGGCGCTGGGCGATCCGATCCGGCTCGGCATCCTGGTCTCGCTCGCCGATTGCGACGAGGTCGACAAGGCGCGCTGCGGCGCCTTCACCGAGCTCGCCTCGCCCTCGCTGCTCTCCTACCATTTTGCCAAATTGCGCGAGGCGGGGATCACGCGGTCGCGGGCTGAAGGGACGGTGCGCTATCTCAGCATCCGCCGCGAGGAATTCGACCGGCGTTTCCCAGGCCTGCTCGACACCGTGATCGAGACGGCGCGGCGCGATCCTTCGGTACCGCGCGCCAAGCTGATAGTCTGA
- a CDS encoding MFS transporter, translating into MDIRLLLLAGGAFAIGTGSLVITGILPNLAAAFGVSVDTAGLLISIFAIAYAIGSPVLSTLFGNLDRKLVLVGSLTVFTLANLVAAFTSDFSSLMLARIVMALASGVFMPAANAVAVALVPPERRARAIALVTGGMTVSLILGVPLGTAVATLGWHFPFLVVALFGALALAGLLFKMPAGLPRGANTLAERLQVARRGDVLLALGTTALWTTGAFTLYTYVAPFLSAHAGISGHWLSATLVITGIGSALGNQLGGQASDRFGPVPTLTFVLTLLAASLAAASLVAVTLPPAVAIFVLPVILMIWSGAGWAGHPSQMSRLAAMAPDAVVVALSLNASALYVGIAAGAALGQQVLRHGASWQLGFVGAACELGALALLLIATRRRKAAMRDAARVSEIAIAPPVR; encoded by the coding sequence ATGGATATCCGTCTCCTCCTGCTGGCCGGCGGCGCCTTCGCCATCGGCACCGGCAGCCTCGTCATCACCGGCATCCTGCCCAATCTCGCTGCCGCCTTCGGCGTCAGCGTCGACACCGCCGGCCTGCTGATCTCGATCTTCGCCATCGCCTACGCCATCGGCTCGCCAGTGCTCTCGACGCTGTTCGGCAATCTCGACCGCAAGCTCGTGCTCGTCGGCTCGCTCACGGTCTTCACGCTCGCCAATCTCGTCGCCGCGTTCACCAGCGATTTCTCCTCGCTGATGCTGGCGCGCATCGTCATGGCGCTCGCTTCCGGCGTGTTCATGCCGGCAGCGAACGCCGTCGCGGTCGCGCTGGTGCCGCCCGAGCGCCGGGCTCGCGCCATCGCGCTCGTCACCGGTGGCATGACCGTCTCGCTGATTCTCGGCGTCCCACTCGGCACCGCCGTCGCCACGCTGGGCTGGCACTTCCCCTTCCTGGTTGTGGCGCTGTTCGGCGCGCTCGCGCTCGCCGGCCTGCTCTTCAAGATGCCAGCCGGACTGCCGCGCGGCGCCAATACGCTGGCCGAGCGGCTGCAGGTCGCGCGCCGCGGCGACGTCCTGCTGGCGCTCGGCACCACCGCGCTTTGGACCACCGGCGCCTTCACCCTCTATACCTATGTTGCGCCCTTCCTCTCGGCCCATGCCGGCATCTCCGGCCATTGGCTGAGCGCGACGCTGGTCATCACCGGCATCGGCTCGGCGCTCGGCAACCAGCTCGGCGGCCAGGCCAGCGACCGCTTCGGCCCCGTGCCGACGCTGACCTTCGTGCTGACCCTGCTCGCAGCCTCGCTGGCCGCCGCCTCGCTCGTCGCGGTGACCTTGCCGCCAGCGGTCGCGATCTTCGTCCTGCCGGTGATCCTGATGATCTGGAGCGGCGCCGGCTGGGCCGGACATCCCTCGCAGATGTCGCGCCTCGCTGCGATGGCCCCGGATGCCGTCGTGGTCGCGCTCTCACTCAATGCCTCGGCGCTTTATGTCGGCATCGCCGCGGGTGCCGCACTCGGCCAGCAGGTGCTGCGCCATGGCGCCTCCTGGCAGCTCGGCTTCGTCGGAGCAGCCTGCGAGCTCGGCGCGCTCGCTTTGCTGCTGATCGCGACGCGGCGGCGCAAGGCGGCCATGCGTGATGCAGCCCGTGTCAGCGAAATCGCGATCGCCCCGCCGGTGCGCTGA
- a CDS encoding alpha/beta hydrolase fold domain-containing protein, whose translation MKTVIRSSALAARLLAGVALFAAPVAFAQAPAPARMAANALAEAPDSGTMKRADKEDMVLVLKKLHELGAKPIESRSVDEARAQPTPADAVKAVLKDQGKDPMALMAAMKVAKKDMTYPIAGGTQPIRIYTPDGAGAGPLPVVVYYHGGGWVIADIDTYEASAMALAKKTGAIVASVEYRHAPEHKFPAAHEDSFAAYKWVLANAGQFGGDPARVALAGESAGGNLAANVAIMARDQNLQKPLHMLLVYPVAGTDMTTPSYVANQNAMPLSKGAMGWFIDKVLAKPEDAKSPMLNLTTMADLKGLPSATIITAEIDPLMSDGVLLAEKLKAAGVQTSYQNSEGVTHEFFGMDAVLDDARRAQDFAAKGLKQAFAAPVPTR comes from the coding sequence ATGAAAACCGTAATTCGCTCTTCTGCGCTGGCGGCCCGTCTTTTAGCCGGTGTCGCGCTGTTTGCCGCGCCCGTCGCGTTCGCGCAGGCGCCAGCACCCGCGAGGATGGCCGCCAATGCGCTGGCGGAAGCGCCCGATAGCGGCACGATGAAGCGCGCCGACAAGGAGGACATGGTCCTCGTTTTGAAAAAGCTTCACGAACTTGGCGCAAAGCCGATCGAGTCGCGCAGCGTCGACGAAGCCCGCGCCCAACCGACCCCGGCCGACGCAGTCAAGGCCGTCTTGAAGGACCAGGGCAAGGACCCGATGGCGCTGATGGCGGCGATGAAGGTCGCCAAGAAGGATATGACCTATCCAATCGCCGGCGGCACGCAACCGATCCGGATCTACACGCCGGACGGCGCGGGCGCCGGCCCGCTGCCGGTCGTGGTCTATTATCACGGCGGCGGCTGGGTCATCGCCGACATCGACACCTATGAAGCCTCGGCCATGGCACTCGCCAAGAAGACCGGTGCGATCGTCGCCAGCGTCGAATACCGCCACGCGCCGGAGCACAAATTCCCGGCCGCGCATGAGGATTCGTTCGCGGCCTACAAATGGGTGCTGGCGAACGCAGGGCAATTCGGCGGCGATCCAGCGCGTGTCGCGCTTGCGGGCGAAAGCGCCGGCGGCAACCTCGCGGCCAATGTCGCCATCATGGCGCGCGATCAGAATCTGCAGAAGCCGCTGCACATGCTGCTGGTCTATCCTGTTGCCGGCACCGATATGACGACGCCGTCCTATGTGGCGAACCAGAACGCCATGCCGCTATCCAAGGGCGCGATGGGCTGGTTCATCGATAAGGTTCTGGCGAAGCCCGAGGACGCCAAGAGCCCGATGCTGAACCTGACCACCATGGCCGACCTCAAGGGCCTGCCTTCAGCGACCATCATCACCGCCGAGATCGATCCGCTGATGTCGGACGGTGTGCTGCTGGCCGAGAAGCTCAAGGCCGCCGGCGTCCAGACCAGCTACCAGAACAGCGAAGGCGTGACGCATGAGTTCTTCGGAATGGATGCGGTGCTCGACGACGCCAGGCGGGCTCAGGACTTTGCTGCGAAAGGCCTGAAGCAGGCTTTCGCAGCGCCCGTGCCGACGCGCTGA
- a CDS encoding DUF4142 domain-containing protein has translation MNRRSVLTGIAFAGTLHATLARSQSRGAAMPAMAATNLAEVKTAAQYYAGVIGRAEMSLATSAMAVEMTTNKNALEFAGFELGEAVGVNMVLKDIGTTAPKMDAAGMAVIETMKAAAKGASFDREYIAFQLTNHEQLRDLADAYLHNSAGASDPAEKQGRHLGALMLGAFKEHVAMCKRIAGELRA, from the coding sequence ATGAACAGACGCTCCGTTTTGACCGGCATCGCATTCGCCGGAACTCTCCATGCGACCCTCGCACGGTCCCAAAGCCGCGGCGCGGCCATGCCCGCGATGGCGGCGACGAATCTGGCGGAGGTGAAGACCGCCGCGCAGTATTACGCCGGCGTGATCGGCCGAGCCGAGATGTCGCTGGCCACCTCCGCCATGGCCGTCGAGATGACGACGAACAAGAACGCGCTCGAATTCGCCGGCTTCGAACTCGGCGAGGCCGTCGGGGTCAACATGGTCCTCAAGGACATCGGCACGACAGCGCCCAAGATGGACGCCGCCGGCATGGCCGTGATCGAGACGATGAAGGCTGCCGCCAAAGGCGCTTCCTTCGACCGCGAATACATCGCCTTCCAGCTGACGAATCATGAGCAGCTGCGCGATCTTGCCGACGCCTATCTCCACAATTCCGCCGGCGCGAGCGATCCGGCCGAGAAGCAGGGCCGCCATCTCGGCGCGCTGATGCTCGGCGCGTTCAAGGAGCATGTCGCGATGTGCAAGCGCATCGCCGGCGAACTCAGAGCCTGA
- a CDS encoding class I SAM-dependent methyltransferase, which produces MRQSDPQKLDALVGRLVGDVGACVTGSLIVLGDQLGLYRAMADGESVTAAELAGRTGLKERYVREWLSAQAAAEYVQYDEGSDSFSLSPEQAMAFAEEGSPAFFAGAFEIVQSMWVDEPKVEEAFRTGAGLGWHEHSNCLFRGTERFFRPGYNTNLVNSWIPALDGVKAKLEAGAVVADVGCGHGASTILMAQAYPKSRFYAFDYHGPSIEKGREAAEKAGVGDRIVFERASAKDFPAASYDLVAMFDCLHDMGDPVGAGRHVRETLAEDGTWMIVEPFAHDNLKQNINPVGRIFYGASTMICTPASMAQEVGLGLGAQAGEFRLRKVALDAGFSRFRRATETPFNMVFEVRA; this is translated from the coding sequence ATGCGTCAATCCGATCCGCAAAAGCTCGATGCCTTGGTGGGACGTCTCGTCGGAGATGTCGGAGCCTGCGTCACGGGCTCCCTCATCGTGCTCGGCGACCAGCTCGGCCTCTACCGGGCCATGGCCGATGGCGAGTCCGTCACGGCGGCGGAACTCGCCGGCAGGACCGGCTTGAAGGAGCGCTATGTCCGCGAATGGCTCTCGGCTCAGGCCGCTGCCGAGTACGTCCAGTATGACGAGGGGAGCGACAGTTTCAGCCTGTCGCCGGAGCAGGCCATGGCCTTCGCCGAAGAGGGCAGCCCGGCCTTCTTCGCCGGCGCCTTCGAGATCGTCCAATCCATGTGGGTCGACGAGCCCAAGGTCGAGGAGGCCTTCAGGACCGGCGCCGGGCTCGGCTGGCACGAGCACAGCAACTGCCTGTTCCGCGGCACCGAGCGCTTCTTCCGGCCGGGCTACAACACCAACCTCGTGAACAGCTGGATTCCGGCGCTCGACGGCGTCAAGGCCAAGCTCGAGGCGGGAGCCGTGGTCGCCGATGTCGGCTGCGGCCATGGCGCCTCGACCATCCTGATGGCGCAGGCCTATCCGAAATCGCGCTTCTATGCCTTCGATTACCACGGCCCCTCGATCGAGAAGGGTAGGGAGGCGGCGGAGAAGGCCGGCGTCGGCGATCGCATCGTCTTCGAACGGGCCAGCGCCAAGGACTTCCCGGCCGCGAGTTACGATCTCGTCGCCATGTTCGATTGCCTGCACGACATGGGGGACCCGGTCGGAGCCGGCCGCCATGTCAGGGAGACGCTGGCCGAGGACGGCACCTGGATGATCGTCGAGCCCTTCGCCCACGACAATCTCAAGCAGAACATCAACCCGGTCGGCCGGATCTTCTACGGCGCGTCGACGATGATCTGTACGCCGGCCTCGATGGCGCAGGAGGTCGGATTGGGACTCGGGGCCCAGGCCGGAGAGTTCCGTTTGCGCAAGGTTGCGCTCGACGCCGGCTTCTCCCGCTTCCGCCGCGCGACCGAGACGCCGTTCAACATGGTGTTCGAGGTGAGGGCCTGA
- the carB gene encoding carbamoyl-phosphate synthase large subunit, giving the protein MPKRTDIKTILIIGAGPIIIGQACEFDYSGTQACKTLKAEGYRIVLVNSNPATIMTDPDLADSTYVEPITPEIVAKIIEKERNVLPGGFALLPTMGGQTALNCALSLQKMGVLETFDVEMIGATADAIDKAEDRERFREAMTKIGLSTPRSHHVKTLGAALDALEDIGLPAIIRPSFTMGGTGGGIAYNKGEFIDIVERGMDASPTSEVLIEESVLGWKEYEMEVVRDKADNCIIVCSIENIDPMGVHTGDSITVAPALTLTDKEYQIMRDASLAVLREIGVETGGSNVQFAVDPESGRMIVIEMNPRVSRSSALASKATGFPIAKVAARLAVGYTLDEIENDITGGATPASFEPTIDYVVTKIPRFAFEKFPGAEPTLTTAMKSVGEAMAIGRTFQESLQKALRSLETGLDGLDEIEIEGVGHGDDKNAIKAALSTPTPDRILQVAQAMRAGFTDEQIHESCKIDPWFLEQMRGIVETEEKIRAHGLPQTPIAFRQLKAMGFSDKRLAAVAGKTEDEVRTLRRSLKVRPVFKRIDTCAAEFASPTAYMYSTYAMPFAGAPADEAQPSSAKKVVILGGGPNRIGQGIEFDYCCCHACYALRDAGYETIMVNCNPETVSTDYDTSDRLYFEPLTAEDVLEILETEKQNGTLHGVIVQFGGQTPLKLAHALEQAGIPILGTTPDAIDLAEDRDRFKRLLDKLHLKQPKNGIAYSVEQSRMIAAELGLPFVVRPSYVLGGRAMAIIRDEVMFEDYLLGTLPSLIPSEVKAKYPNDKTGQINTVLGKNPLLFDRYLSDAIEVDVDCLCDGKDAFIAGIMEHIEEAGIHSGDSACSLPPRSLSPELIAELERQSKAMALALDVGGLMNVQYAIKDGDIYVLEVNPRASRTVPFVAKVIGQPIAKIAARLMAGEKLASFNLKQEKLEHVGVKEAVFPFARFPGVDVLLGPEMRSTGEVIGLDRSFDVAFAKSQLGAGSKVPVKGTVFVSVRDEDKPRILPAMAMLAELGFQIVATGGTLRLLQEHGIRASKINKVLEGRPHVVDAIKNGEIQLVFNTTDGPQALADSRSLRRAALLHKVPYYTTLAGAIAAAEGIKAYSSGDLEVRSLQSYFGRAA; this is encoded by the coding sequence ATGCCCAAGCGCACAGACATCAAGACGATCCTGATCATCGGCGCCGGCCCCATCATCATCGGCCAGGCCTGCGAGTTCGACTATTCGGGCACCCAGGCCTGCAAGACGCTGAAGGCCGAGGGCTACCGCATCGTCCTGGTCAACTCGAACCCGGCGACGATCATGACCGATCCGGACCTGGCCGATTCGACCTATGTCGAGCCGATCACGCCGGAGATCGTCGCCAAGATCATCGAAAAGGAGCGCAACGTCCTGCCCGGCGGCTTCGCGCTGCTGCCGACCATGGGCGGCCAGACCGCACTCAACTGCGCGCTCTCGCTGCAGAAGATGGGCGTGCTGGAGACATTCGACGTCGAGATGATCGGCGCCACCGCCGACGCGATCGACAAGGCCGAGGACCGCGAGCGCTTCCGCGAGGCGATGACCAAGATCGGCCTCTCAACCCCGCGCTCGCACCACGTCAAGACGCTCGGCGCCGCGCTCGACGCGCTGGAGGATATCGGCCTGCCGGCTATCATCCGCCCGTCCTTCACCATGGGCGGCACCGGTGGCGGCATCGCCTACAACAAGGGCGAGTTCATCGACATCGTCGAGCGCGGCATGGACGCCTCGCCGACAAGCGAAGTGCTGATCGAGGAGAGCGTGCTCGGCTGGAAGGAGTACGAGATGGAGGTCGTCCGCGATAAGGCGGACAACTGCATCATCGTCTGCTCGATCGAGAACATCGACCCGATGGGCGTCCACACCGGCGATTCGATCACCGTCGCTCCGGCGCTGACGCTGACCGACAAGGAATACCAGATCATGCGCGACGCCTCGCTGGCGGTGCTGCGCGAGATCGGCGTCGAGACCGGCGGCTCCAACGTCCAGTTCGCGGTCGATCCCGAGAGCGGCCGGATGATCGTCATCGAGATGAACCCGCGTGTGTCGAGGTCGTCCGCCCTGGCGTCCAAAGCCACCGGCTTCCCGATCGCCAAGGTCGCAGCGCGGCTCGCGGTCGGCTACACGCTCGACGAGATCGAGAACGACATCACCGGCGGCGCGACACCGGCCTCGTTCGAGCCGACGATCGATTATGTCGTCACCAAGATCCCGCGCTTCGCCTTCGAGAAATTCCCGGGCGCCGAACCGACGCTGACCACCGCGATGAAGTCGGTCGGCGAGGCCATGGCGATCGGCCGCACCTTCCAGGAATCGCTGCAGAAGGCGCTGCGCTCGCTCGAGACCGGGCTCGATGGGCTCGACGAGATCGAGATCGAGGGCGTCGGCCATGGCGACGACAAGAACGCGATCAAGGCGGCGCTCTCGACCCCGACTCCGGACCGCATCCTGCAGGTCGCCCAGGCGATGCGCGCCGGCTTCACCGACGAGCAGATCCATGAGAGCTGCAAGATCGACCCCTGGTTCCTCGAACAGATGCGCGGCATCGTCGAGACCGAGGAAAAGATCCGCGCCCACGGCTTGCCGCAGACGCCGATCGCCTTCCGCCAGCTCAAAGCGATGGGCTTCTCGGACAAGCGCCTCGCCGCCGTCGCCGGCAAGACCGAGGACGAGGTCCGCACGCTCCGCCGCTCGCTGAAGGTGCGTCCGGTATTCAAGCGCATCGACACCTGCGCCGCCGAGTTCGCCTCGCCCACGGCCTATATGTATTCGACCTACGCCATGCCCTTCGCCGGCGCGCCGGCCGACGAGGCACAGCCCTCCTCCGCCAAGAAGGTCGTCATCCTCGGCGGCGGCCCCAACCGCATCGGCCAGGGCATCGAGTTCGACTATTGCTGCTGCCATGCCTGCTACGCCCTGCGCGACGCCGGCTACGAGACCATCATGGTCAACTGCAATCCCGAGACGGTGTCGACCGACTACGACACTTCGGACCGGCTCTATTTCGAGCCGCTGACCGCCGAGGATGTGCTTGAGATCCTCGAGACCGAGAAGCAGAACGGCACGCTGCACGGCGTCATCGTCCAGTTCGGTGGCCAGACGCCGCTGAAGCTGGCGCATGCGCTGGAGCAGGCCGGTATCCCGATCCTCGGCACCACACCCGACGCGATCGACCTCGCCGAGGATCGCGACCGCTTCAAGCGCCTGCTCGACAAGTTGCATCTCAAGCAGCCGAAGAACGGCATCGCCTATTCGGTCGAGCAGTCGCGCATGATCGCGGCCGAGCTCGGCCTGCCCTTCGTGGTGCGCCCGTCCTACGTCCTCGGCGGCCGCGCCATGGCGATCATCCGCGACGAGGTGATGTTCGAGGACTACCTGCTCGGCACGCTGCCCTCGCTGATCCCCTCGGAGGTCAAGGCCAAGTACCCGAACGACAAGACCGGGCAGATCAACACCGTCCTCGGCAAGAACCCGCTGCTGTTCGACCGATATCTGTCGGACGCGATCGAGGTCGACGTCGACTGCCTCTGCGATGGCAAGGACGCCTTCATCGCCGGGATCATGGAGCATATCGAGGAAGCCGGCATCCACTCCGGCGATTCGGCCTGCTCGCTGCCGCCGCGCTCACTCTCGCCCGAGCTGATCGCCGAGCTGGAACGCCAGAGCAAGGCGATGGCGCTCGCCCTCGATGTCGGCGGGCTGATGAACGTCCAATATGCGATCAAGGACGGCGACATCTACGTGCTCGAAGTCAATCCGCGGGCATCGCGTACCGTGCCTTTCGTCGCCAAGGTCATCGGTCAGCCGATCGCCAAGATCGCGGCGCGGCTGATGGCGGGCGAGAAGCTCGCAAGCTTCAACCTGAAACAGGAGAAGCTCGAGCATGTCGGCGTGAAGGAGGCGGTGTTCCCCTTCGCCCGCTTCCCCGGCGTCGACGTGCTGCTCGGCCCGGAGATGCGCTCGACCGGCGAGGTCATCGGCCTCGACCGGTCCTTTGACGTCGCGTTCGCCAAGAGCCAGCTCGGCGCCGGCTCGAAGGTGCCGGTCAAGGGCACGGTCTTCGTCTCGGTCCGTGACGAGGACAAGCCGCGCATCCTGCCCGCGATGGCGATGCTGGCCGAGCTCGGCTTCCAGATCGTCGCCACCGGCGGCACCCTGCGCCTGTTGCAGGAGCACGGCATCCGCGCCAGCAAGATCAACAAGGTGCTGGAAGGCCGACCGCACGTTGTCGACGCCATCAAGAACGGCGAGATCCAGCTCGTCTTCAACACCACGGACGGCCCGCAGGCTCTCGCGGACTCGCGCTCGCTGCGCCGCGCGGCCCTCTTGCACAAGGTGCCCTATTATACCACCTTGGCCGGAGCGATCGCCGCCGCGGAGGGCATCAAGGCCTATAGCAGCGGCGATCTCGAAGTGAGGTCGCTGCAATCCTATTTCGGCCGCGCCGCCTGA
- the greA gene encoding transcription elongation factor GreA — MEKVPMTAGGFAALEVELKQRQQVERPRIIQAISEARALGDLSENAEYHAAKEAQSLNEGRVMELESLIGRADIIDVSKLGGDTIKFGATVKLIDDDTEEEKLYQIVGEPESDVKSGKVSIGSPIARALIGKKVGDSVHVNTPGGGKSYEVVSVAFR, encoded by the coding sequence ATGGAAAAGGTTCCTATGACGGCGGGTGGCTTCGCCGCCCTCGAGGTCGAATTGAAGCAGCGTCAGCAGGTCGAGCGCCCGCGCATCATCCAGGCGATCTCCGAAGCGCGCGCGCTGGGCGACCTCTCGGAGAATGCCGAGTATCATGCCGCCAAGGAAGCCCAGTCGCTGAACGAGGGCCGCGTCATGGAGCTCGAATCGCTGATCGGCCGCGCCGACATCATCGATGTCAGCAAGCTCGGCGGCGACACGATCAAGTTTGGCGCCACCGTCAAGCTGATCGACGACGACACCGAGGAAGAGAAGCTCTACCAGATCGTCGGCGAGCCGGAATCGGACGTGAAGTCCGGCAAGGTCTCGATCGGCTCGCCGATCGCGCGCGCTTTGATCGGCAAGAAGGTCGGCGATTCCGTCCACGTCAACACGCCTGGCGGCGGCAAGTCCTATGAGGTCGTCAGCGTCGCCTTCCGCTGA
- a CDS encoding Lrp/AsnC family transcriptional regulator, producing the protein MRAKLDEIDLRILTELQSDGRMTNVELSSRVGISPPPCLRRVRALEEAGVITGYRALLDERKLGIEVVCFAFVHLASQAEADLAIFQQRIREWSLVRECWTLSGDIDFILKCVATDLKAFQDFVADLTALPNVRNVRTALALDRVKDEPIAPL; encoded by the coding sequence GTGCGCGCCAAACTCGACGAGATCGATCTCCGTATCCTGACGGAGCTGCAGAGCGACGGGCGCATGACCAATGTCGAGCTCTCGAGCCGGGTCGGCATCTCGCCGCCGCCCTGCCTGAGGCGCGTGCGTGCGCTGGAGGAGGCGGGCGTCATCACCGGTTATCGGGCGCTGCTCGACGAGCGAAAGCTCGGCATCGAGGTGGTGTGCTTCGCCTTCGTCCATCTCGCCAGCCAGGCCGAGGCCGATCTCGCCATCTTTCAGCAGCGGATCCGCGAATGGTCGCTGGTGCGCGAATGCTGGACGCTGTCGGGCGACATCGACTTCATCCTGAAATGCGTCGCGACCGATCTGAAGGCCTTCCAGGATTTCGTCGCCGACCTGACGGCGCTGCCGAATGTGCGCAATGTCCGCACGGCGCTGGCGCTCGACCGGGTCAAGGACGAGCCGATCGCGCCGCTTTAG
- a CDS encoding mitochondrial fission ELM1 family protein produces the protein MPPESTPSLWVLTDGKAGDEVQCLGVAERLGVAPELRRINPGRPWSWLMPRGPIDPREAPDRPGSPIRPPFPDIAIASGRRAVAYLRAVKKASNGATFTVFLKDPRIGPDAADLIWVSEHDRLRGENVLVTITSPHRLAPEALATARAAPPPELAALPSPRAAVLVGGDSRHHRFRPDDIERFARELDTLAASGVALMGSRSRRTPPALDAAIAEVFRRHGGWWWDGSGDNPYVPLLANADAIVATADSTNMIGEAAATGAPILVFEPHGGHGKLAKFLEALKRHGAVHHFQGKLEGSRYEPLDSTGTIAAAVLEGWRHHKAATGLD, from the coding sequence GTGCCGCCAGAATCGACGCCTTCCCTCTGGGTGCTGACCGACGGCAAGGCCGGCGACGAGGTGCAATGCCTCGGCGTCGCCGAGCGCCTGGGTGTCGCTCCCGAGCTTCGCCGGATCAATCCCGGCCGGCCTTGGAGCTGGCTGATGCCGCGCGGGCCGATCGATCCGCGCGAGGCCCCGGACCGGCCCGGCAGCCCGATCCGCCCACCCTTCCCCGACATCGCCATTGCCTCGGGCCGGCGCGCCGTCGCCTATCTCCGCGCCGTCAAGAAGGCCTCGAACGGCGCGACCTTCACCGTCTTCCTGAAAGACCCGCGCATCGGCCCCGACGCTGCCGACCTGATCTGGGTCTCCGAGCATGACCGCCTGCGCGGCGAGAACGTGCTTGTGACGATCACCTCGCCTCATCGGCTCGCGCCGGAAGCCCTCGCTACTGCCCGCGCCGCGCCACCACCCGAGCTCGCTGCCCTGCCGTCGCCTCGCGCGGCCGTGCTCGTCGGCGGCGACAGCCGCCACCACCGCTTCCGGCCGGACGATATCGAACGCTTCGCGCGCGAGCTCGACACACTCGCCGCCTCCGGCGTCGCCTTGATGGGCTCGCGCTCGCGCCGGACCCCGCCGGCGCTCGACGCCGCCATCGCCGAGGTCTTCCGCCGCCATGGCGGCTGGTGGTGGGATGGCAGCGGCGACAATCCCTATGTGCCACTGCTCGCCAATGCCGACGCCATCGTCGCGACCGCCGATTCGACCAACATGATCGGCGAGGCGGCCGCCACCGGCGCGCCCATCCTGGTGTTCGAGCCGCATGGCGGCCACGGCAAGCTGGCGAAGTTCCTGGAGGCACTGAAACGCCACGGCGCTGTGCATCACTTCCAGGGCAAGCTTGAAGGCTCCCGCTACGAGCCGCTAGATTCGACCGGAACGATCGCTGCGGCCGTGCTCGAGGGCTGGCGGCATCACAAGGCTGCAACGGGGCTGGACTGA
- the trxB gene encoding thioredoxin-disulfide reductase, producing MAHTHAKVMIIGSGPAGYTAAIYAARAMLEPVMISGLQAGGQLMITTDVENYPGFADVIQGPWLMEQMQAQAVHMGTKMVSDHIAKVDLSQRPFRLWGDAGDTYSCDSLIVATGAQAKWLGLPSEQAFQGFGVSACATCDGFFFRNKEVVVVGGGNTAVEEALYLANLASKVTLVHRRDSLRAEKVMQERLFKHPKIEMVWNAEVAEILGGTQPPSVTHVRLRDLKSGALRDLATHGVFIAIGHKPATELFAGQLAMRDSGYLDVTPGTTQTNVPGVFAAGDVTDEHYRQAVTAAGLGCMAALDAERWLMAQELGIREAAE from the coding sequence ATGGCCCATACCCATGCCAAGGTGATGATCATCGGCTCCGGCCCGGCTGGCTACACCGCCGCGATCTATGCCGCCCGCGCCATGCTCGAGCCGGTGATGATCTCCGGACTGCAGGCCGGCGGCCAGCTGATGATCACTACCGATGTCGAGAACTATCCCGGCTTCGCCGATGTGATCCAGGGCCCCTGGCTGATGGAGCAGATGCAGGCGCAGGCCGTCCATATGGGCACGAAGATGGTCTCCGACCATATTGCCAAGGTCGATCTCTCGCAGCGCCCCTTCCGGCTCTGGGGCGACGCCGGCGACACCTATTCCTGCGACTCGCTGATCGTCGCGACCGGCGCGCAGGCGAAATGGCTCGGCCTGCCTTCCGAGCAGGCATTCCAGGGCTTCGGCGTCTCGGCGTGCGCCACCTGCGACGGCTTCTTCTTCCGCAACAAGGAGGTCGTCGTGGTCGGCGGCGGCAATACCGCGGTCGAGGAAGCGCTCTATCTCGCCAATCTCGCCAGCAAGGTCACGCTGGTGCACCGGCGCGATTCGCTGCGTGCCGAGAAGGTGATGCAGGAACGCCTGTTCAAGCACCCCAAGATCGAGATGGTCTGGAATGCGGAGGTTGCCGAAATACTCGGCGGCACGCAGCCCCCCTCCGTCACGCATGTCCGCCTGCGCGATCTGAAAAGCGGGGCGCTGCGCGATCTTGCAACGCACGGTGTCTTCATCGCCATCGGCCACAAGCCTGCGACCGAGCTCTTCGCCGGCCAGCTCGCCATGCGCGATTCGGGCTATCTCGACGTCACCCCTGGTACGACCCAGACCAATGTGCCCGGCGTCTTCGCCGCCGGAGACGTCACCGACGAGCATTACCGTCAGGCCGTGACGGCCGCCGGCCTCGGTTGCATGGCGGCGCTCGACGCCGAGCGCTGGCTAATGGCGCAGGAACTGGGAATTCGCGAGGCAGCGGAATAA